A genomic segment from Saimiri boliviensis isolate mSaiBol1 chromosome 14, mSaiBol1.pri, whole genome shotgun sequence encodes:
- the OSCAR gene encoding osteoclast-associated immunoglobulin-like receptor isoform X1 has translation MAPVLILQLLTLWPLCHTDSTPSASYPKPWLGAWPATVVTPGVNVTLRCRAPQPAWRFALFKSGETDPLLLREVSSELAEFFLEEVTPAQGGSYHCCYGKPDWGPSVWSQPSDALELLVTEELPRPSLVALPGSAVAPGGRVTLRCAGGLRNVSFVLYRGDVAAPLQYRDSAQPWADFPLPGARAPGTYSCYYHTPSAPYVLSPRSPVLTVRAQDSSSSDYTRENLARLGLAGLVLISLGALVAFDCRSQNHAPAGVRP, from the exons atggccccGGTGCTGATCCTCCAGCTGCTGACCCTCT GGCCCCTGTGTCACACAGACAGCACTCCGTCTG CTTCATACCCCAAGCCATGGCTGGGAGCTTGGCCAGCTACGGTTGTGACCCCCGGGGTCAACGTGACCTTGAGGTGCCGGGCACCCCAACCCGCCTGGAGATTTGCACTTTTCAAGTCTGGAGAGACCGATCCCCTTCTCCTCCGGGAAGTGTCCTCAGAGCTGGCGGAGttcttcctggaggaagtgactcCAGCCCAAGGGGGAAGTTACCACTGCTGCTATGGGAAGCCAGACTGGGGACCCAGTGTCTGGTCCCAGCCCAGCGATGCCCTGGAGCTGCTGGTGACAG AGGAGCTGCCGCGCCCGTCGCTGGTGGCGCTGCCCGGGTCGGCGGTGGCTCCCGGCGGCCGCGTGACCCTGCGCTGCGCGGGCGGCCTGCGGAACGTGAGCTTCGTGCTGTACCGCGGGGACGTGGCGGCCCCGCTGCAGTACCGCGACTCCGCGCAGCCCTGGGCCGACTTCCCGCTGCCGGGCGCCCGCGCCCCCGGCACCTACAGCTGCTACTACCACACGCCCTCCGCGCCCTACGTGCTGTCCCCGCGCAGCCCGGTGCTGACCGTCCGCGCCCAAG ACTCCAGCTCCTCCGACTACACGAGGGAGAACCTGGCCCGGCTGGGGCTGGCCGGTCTGGTCCTCATCTCCCTGGGCGCGCTGGTCGCTTTTGACTGTCGCAGCCAGAACCACGCACCTGCTGGCGTCCGCCCCTGA
- the OSCAR gene encoding osteoclast-associated immunoglobulin-like receptor isoform X2, whose product MAPVLILQLLTLWPLCHTDSTPSGSPIHSVPPASYPKPWLGAWPATVVTPGVNVTLRCRAPQPAWRFALFKSGETDPLLLREVSSELAEFFLEEVTPAQGGSYHCCYGKPDWGPSVWSQPSDALELLVTEELPRPSLVALPGSAVAPGGRVTLRCAGGLRNVSFVLYRGDVAAPLQYRDSAQPWADFPLPGARAPGTYSCYYHTPSAPYVLSPRSPVLTVRAQDSSSSDYTRENLARLGLAGLVLISLGALVAFDCRSQNHAPAGVRP is encoded by the exons atggccccGGTGCTGATCCTCCAGCTGCTGACCCTCT GGCCCCTGTGTCACACAGACAGCACTCCGTCTG GCAGCCCCATTCATTCCGTCCCCCCAGCTTCATACCCCAAGCCATGGCTGGGAGCTTGGCCAGCTACGGTTGTGACCCCCGGGGTCAACGTGACCTTGAGGTGCCGGGCACCCCAACCCGCCTGGAGATTTGCACTTTTCAAGTCTGGAGAGACCGATCCCCTTCTCCTCCGGGAAGTGTCCTCAGAGCTGGCGGAGttcttcctggaggaagtgactcCAGCCCAAGGGGGAAGTTACCACTGCTGCTATGGGAAGCCAGACTGGGGACCCAGTGTCTGGTCCCAGCCCAGCGATGCCCTGGAGCTGCTGGTGACAG AGGAGCTGCCGCGCCCGTCGCTGGTGGCGCTGCCCGGGTCGGCGGTGGCTCCCGGCGGCCGCGTGACCCTGCGCTGCGCGGGCGGCCTGCGGAACGTGAGCTTCGTGCTGTACCGCGGGGACGTGGCGGCCCCGCTGCAGTACCGCGACTCCGCGCAGCCCTGGGCCGACTTCCCGCTGCCGGGCGCCCGCGCCCCCGGCACCTACAGCTGCTACTACCACACGCCCTCCGCGCCCTACGTGCTGTCCCCGCGCAGCCCGGTGCTGACCGTCCGCGCCCAAG ACTCCAGCTCCTCCGACTACACGAGGGAGAACCTGGCCCGGCTGGGGCTGGCCGGTCTGGTCCTCATCTCCCTGGGCGCGCTGGTCGCTTTTGACTGTCGCAGCCAGAACCACGCACCTGCTGGCGTCCGCCCCTGA